Proteins from a single region of Primulina tabacum isolate GXHZ01 chromosome 5, ASM2559414v2, whole genome shotgun sequence:
- the LOC142547598 gene encoding glycine-rich protein 3 short isoform-like, which translates to MASKALVLLGLFVAMALLISSEVAARELAETAKETEATEVGDQYGGGYGGGRGGYGGGRGGYGGGRGGYGGGGRGGYGGGGRGGYGGGRCRYGCCGRGYGGCRCCSYAGQAVDPDFVEAETHN; encoded by the exons ATGGCTTCCAAAGCACTTGTCTTGCTTGGCCTTTTCGTAGCCATGGCCCTCCTCATTTCCTCTGAGGTAGCAGCAAGAGAGTTGGCTGAAACAG CCAAGGAAACGGAGGCAACTGAAGTTGGAGATCAATATGGTGGTGGATATGGAGGCGGCCGTGGCGGATATGGAGGAGGACGTGGGGGATATGGAGGAGGACGTGGGGGATATGGAGGAGGAGGACGTGGAGGATATGGAGGAGGTGGGCGCGGTGGATACGGAGGTGGACGCTGCCGCTATGGCTGCTGCGGAAGAGGATATGGGGGTTGCAGGTGCTGCAGCTACGCCGGGCAAGCTGTGGATCCCGACTTTGTTGAAGCAGAAACACACAACTAA